A part of Rhinoderma darwinii isolate aRhiDar2 chromosome 1, aRhiDar2.hap1, whole genome shotgun sequence genomic DNA contains:
- the FOXN4 gene encoding forkhead box protein N4 isoform X2, protein MIDSDITGIMSGIIRTSEENRPPSQEYRLVPSDPTQRRDDELPSDLQSLSWLTSVDVPRLQQMTSGRLEYSMNSQNIVIQQQGQLSNTMPGQMIHIPASMQQGILGLNTMTSHVSNISQYTMGGHQSQSLQSPQPMYQSHSQQVYALSQGSQQCTPAGIFNNSYRAQSPYSQARLAAHSTQDLHPKNYPKPIYSYSCLIAMALKNSKTGSLPVSEIYSFMKEHFPYFKTAPDGWKNSVRHNLSLNKCFEKVENKLSGSSRKGCLWALNPAKIEKMEEEMQKWKRKDLPAIRRSMVNPDELDKLIMDRPENCKAPSKLVTSEPPVMTNLGSIPMQPVQPHPVMTLSLHSIPLHHQIQTHARIASSSPAPAQSPPLHVVPDMIQSPLHQHIISRGASDFLSITSDMNTEVDSIDPSIMDFALQGNIWEDMKDDSFSLDTLAAFSNSPLQLSDCDLGTIGLTPVSSSSDQSFTDFQVTSLYTTYANLDNSTPSQCVTGQGNKPIALL, encoded by the exons atgatagacagtgacatcacaggAATTATGTCTGGAATTATCAGGACATCAGAAGAAAATCGACCTCCCAGTCAAGAATACAG GCTCGTGCCCTCTGACCCCACCCAAAGGCGAGATGATGAACTTCCTAGTGACTTACAGTCTCTGTCATGGCTGACCTCCGTGGATGTGCCCAGGTTACAACAAATGACCAGTGGAAGGCTGGAGTACAGTATGAACTCTCAGAACATAGTGATACAGCAGCAAG GTCAACTCTCAAACACCATGCCTGGACAAATGATTCATATACCCGCAAGTATGCAACAAGGCATTCTGGGTCTTAACACCATGACCTCCCATGTTTCCAAT ATTAGCCAGTACACTATGGGTGGACATCAATCCCAAAGCCTTCAGTCACCACAGCCTATGTATCAGTCTCATTCTCAGCAGGTCTATGCACTATCTCAGGGCTCCCAGCAG TGTACACCCGCTGGGATCTTTAATAATTCTTATAGAGCACAGTCTCCATACTCTCAAGCACGCCTAGCGGCTCATTCTACACAGGACTTACACCCGAAGAATTATCCTAAACCTATCTATTCATACAG TTGTCTTATTGCCATGGCCTTAAAAAACAGCAAGACTGGCAGTCTGCCCGTCAGTGAGATCTACAGTTTTATGAAGGAACACTTCCCATATTTCAAG ACAGCACCTGATGGCTGGAAGAATTCAGTGCGACACAACCTGTCCCTGAATAAATGTTTTGAAAAGGTGGAGAATAAGTTAAGTGGATCTTCTCGCAAAGGATGTCTATGGGCATTAAATCCTGCTAAGATAGAGAAGATGGAAGAGGAGATGCAAAAGTGGAAGAGGAAAGATCTGCCAGCCATTCGAAGGAGCATGGTTAACCCAG ATGAACTTGACAAACTGATTATGGACAGACCTGAAAACTGCAAAGCTCCAAGCAAGCTGGTAACCTCAGAACCACCAGTAATGACAAATCTTGGCAGTATCCCCATGCAGCCAGTTCAGCCACATCCGGTCATGACACTGTCCTTACATTCCATACCGTTGCACCATCAAATTCAGACTCATGCTAGGATTGCATCAAGTTCTCCTGCACCAGCCCAAAGCCCTCCTCTACATGTGGTTCCAGACATGATTCAAAGCCCACTGCACCAGCATATCATAAGTAGGGGGGCTTCTGACTTCCTCAGCATTACCTCGGATATGAACACAGAGGTGGATTCCATTGATCCTAGCATCATGGATTTTGCTCTTCAAG GTAACATCTGGGAGGACATGAAGGATGACAGCTTCAGCCTGGACACATTGGCAGCATTCAGCAACTCTCCTCTGCAGCTGTCAGACTGTGATTTGGGGACCATAGGCCTGACACCAGTGTCTAGTAGCAGTGACCAATCTTTCACAGACTTCCAAGTCACCAGCCTATATACCACATATGCCAATTTGGACAATTCAACACCCTCCCAGTGTGTGACAGGACAGGGCAATAAACCCATTGCTCTGCTGTAG
- the FOXN4 gene encoding forkhead box protein N4 isoform X1, with translation MIDSDITGIMSGIIRTSEENRPPSQEYRLVPSDPTQRRDDELPSDLQSLSWLTSVDVPRLQQMTSGRLEYSMNSQNIVIQQQGQLSNTMPGQMIHIPASMQQGILGLNTMTSHVSNQISQYTMGGHQSQSLQSPQPMYQSHSQQVYALSQGSQQCTPAGIFNNSYRAQSPYSQARLAAHSTQDLHPKNYPKPIYSYSCLIAMALKNSKTGSLPVSEIYSFMKEHFPYFKTAPDGWKNSVRHNLSLNKCFEKVENKLSGSSRKGCLWALNPAKIEKMEEEMQKWKRKDLPAIRRSMVNPDELDKLIMDRPENCKAPSKLVTSEPPVMTNLGSIPMQPVQPHPVMTLSLHSIPLHHQIQTHARIASSSPAPAQSPPLHVVPDMIQSPLHQHIISRGASDFLSITSDMNTEVDSIDPSIMDFALQGNIWEDMKDDSFSLDTLAAFSNSPLQLSDCDLGTIGLTPVSSSSDQSFTDFQVTSLYTTYANLDNSTPSQCVTGQGNKPIALL, from the exons atgatagacagtgacatcacaggAATTATGTCTGGAATTATCAGGACATCAGAAGAAAATCGACCTCCCAGTCAAGAATACAG GCTCGTGCCCTCTGACCCCACCCAAAGGCGAGATGATGAACTTCCTAGTGACTTACAGTCTCTGTCATGGCTGACCTCCGTGGATGTGCCCAGGTTACAACAAATGACCAGTGGAAGGCTGGAGTACAGTATGAACTCTCAGAACATAGTGATACAGCAGCAAG GTCAACTCTCAAACACCATGCCTGGACAAATGATTCATATACCCGCAAGTATGCAACAAGGCATTCTGGGTCTTAACACCATGACCTCCCATGTTTCCAAT cagATTAGCCAGTACACTATGGGTGGACATCAATCCCAAAGCCTTCAGTCACCACAGCCTATGTATCAGTCTCATTCTCAGCAGGTCTATGCACTATCTCAGGGCTCCCAGCAG TGTACACCCGCTGGGATCTTTAATAATTCTTATAGAGCACAGTCTCCATACTCTCAAGCACGCCTAGCGGCTCATTCTACACAGGACTTACACCCGAAGAATTATCCTAAACCTATCTATTCATACAG TTGTCTTATTGCCATGGCCTTAAAAAACAGCAAGACTGGCAGTCTGCCCGTCAGTGAGATCTACAGTTTTATGAAGGAACACTTCCCATATTTCAAG ACAGCACCTGATGGCTGGAAGAATTCAGTGCGACACAACCTGTCCCTGAATAAATGTTTTGAAAAGGTGGAGAATAAGTTAAGTGGATCTTCTCGCAAAGGATGTCTATGGGCATTAAATCCTGCTAAGATAGAGAAGATGGAAGAGGAGATGCAAAAGTGGAAGAGGAAAGATCTGCCAGCCATTCGAAGGAGCATGGTTAACCCAG ATGAACTTGACAAACTGATTATGGACAGACCTGAAAACTGCAAAGCTCCAAGCAAGCTGGTAACCTCAGAACCACCAGTAATGACAAATCTTGGCAGTATCCCCATGCAGCCAGTTCAGCCACATCCGGTCATGACACTGTCCTTACATTCCATACCGTTGCACCATCAAATTCAGACTCATGCTAGGATTGCATCAAGTTCTCCTGCACCAGCCCAAAGCCCTCCTCTACATGTGGTTCCAGACATGATTCAAAGCCCACTGCACCAGCATATCATAAGTAGGGGGGCTTCTGACTTCCTCAGCATTACCTCGGATATGAACACAGAGGTGGATTCCATTGATCCTAGCATCATGGATTTTGCTCTTCAAG GTAACATCTGGGAGGACATGAAGGATGACAGCTTCAGCCTGGACACATTGGCAGCATTCAGCAACTCTCCTCTGCAGCTGTCAGACTGTGATTTGGGGACCATAGGCCTGACACCAGTGTCTAGTAGCAGTGACCAATCTTTCACAGACTTCCAAGTCACCAGCCTATATACCACATATGCCAATTTGGACAATTCAACACCCTCCCAGTGTGTGACAGGACAGGGCAATAAACCCATTGCTCTGCTGTAG